The Ooceraea biroi isolate clonal line C1 chromosome 1, Obir_v5.4, whole genome shotgun sequence genome has a window encoding:
- the LOC105285437 gene encoding uncharacterized protein LOC105285437: MAQAAEATPVHCYTNPSFCRQSEYIPDDHVNDLPPPPQQFQGSDDLPPPPPPLQLQCHAAGQSNPAFQSPPETTLEACEPRDRYCYLEDNQAPTHRRYASLPVEEPRVTYNQSSRYEYIEQDEAERSQLPRRGSSRYEFIPHQQVQLRSTPAANQDARRGGRGGAGGSQTPTYRGNAGRYALIPSELDYQDDGSQWSNAKSAPRHINTPQGRYARVPLQEDVPPALPDRNGQEFSISPKNNLATQKLHEILSTPRKPRSRSEERTLSPKRQHSFNQTSTPQRRALTPGGSPNGRTFSPTRPTPQGTPQSRTFSPTGPQTSTPNKESSARRCLPLLENSSRQQDVCPANNCGRLRYVGTAPVDLMNLSHNEPPPRYAYTESGLESMPMMSGSPRYQVVPADQKNYQSVESAFMARTAVVPPLSPPNSEVNTTLASVVEKGDRKSAPILLMLVGLLTCGLALYLSWSQGRRYYFDSAVGCGACCALAGACRSLRRTWTGLGLAGLSALSCAGLLLLAAKSPKDGTPLHDITAGALCGVSVLGASLALLALLKPRCTFGRHRRVHSWIPHFSP; this comes from the exons ATGGCTCAGGCAGCTGAAGCTACGCCAGTGCACTGCTACACGAACCCGTCGTTCTGCCGTCAGTCGGAATACATACCGGACGATCACGTTAATGATctaccgccgccaccgcaGCAGTTTCAAGGAAGCGACGATTTACCGCCGCCTCCGCCGCCCTTACAATTGCAATGTCACGCCGCGGGTCAGAGCAATCCGGCCTTCCAGTCGCCTCCAGAGACGACTCTGGAAGCCTGCGAGCCGCGGGACCGGTATTGCTATCTGGAGGATAACCAGGCCCCCACGCACAGGAGATACGCCAGTCTTCCGGTGGAGGAACCTCGCGTGACTTACAACCAGTCCTCGCGGTACGAGTACATAGAGCAGGACGAGGCGGAGAGGAGCCAGTTGCCGCGCAGGGGCTCCTCGAGGTACGAGTTCATTCCGCATCAGCAGGTGCAACTACGTTCCACGCCGGCGGCCAACCAAGACGctcgaagaggaggaagaggaggcgcAGGAGGATCGCAGACGCCAACGTATCGCGGCAATGCCGGCAGGTATGCGCTTATACCGAGCGAATTGGATTACCAGGACGATGGGTCGCAATGGAGCAACGCGAAATCGGCACCACGACACATCAACACTCCGCagg GTCGTTACGCTAGAGTGCCTTTACAAGAAGACGTCCCGCCGGCGCTGCCCGACAGAAACGGGCAAGAATTTTCAATATCACCGAAGAATAACTTAGCCACGCAGAAGCTGCACGAGATACTGTCAACGCCCAGGAAACCGAGATCCAGGTCTGAAGAGAGGACACTGTCGCCGAAGAGACAACATTCCTTCAATCAAACCAGCACGCCGCAGAGAAGAGCGCTCACACCCGGTGGATCCCCGAACG GTCGTACCTTCAGCCCAACGCGCCCAACTCCTCAGGGTACACCTCAAAGCCGGACCTTCTCGCCTACGGGACCCCAGACGTCGACGCCTAACAAGGAATCATCCGCACGTAGGTGTCTTCCTCTGCTGGAGAACTCATCTCGGCAGCAAGATGTTTGTCCTGCCAATAACTGTGGTCGACTTCGCTACGTGGGCACTGCTCCGGTCGACCTGATGAATTTGAGCCACAATGAGCCACCGCCTCGTTATGCATACACAGAGAGCGGCCTAGAATCCATGCCGATGATGTCCGGATCGCCTAGGTATCAGGTGGTGCCTGCCGATCAGAAGAACTATCAAAGTGTAGAGAGCGCGTTTATGGCCCGGACTGCCGTC GTGCCACCCTTGTCCCCGCCCAACAGTGAAGTGAACACGACCTTGGCGAGCGTCGTAGAAAAAGGCGACCGAAAGAGCGCTCCGATTCTTTTGATGCTAGTCGGTCTTCTAACCTGTGGTCTCGCCTTGTACCTGTCCTGGTCGCAAGGACGAAG ATACTATTTTGATAGCGCAGTTGGCTGCGGTGCCTGTTGTGCTTTAGCAGGTGCATGCAGGAGTTTGCGAAGAACCTGGACAGGACTTGGCCTGGCTGGACTGTCAGCATTAAGCTGTGCTGGTCTCCTGCTGCTGGCTGCCAAGTCCCCGAAGGACGGCACACCTCTTCATGACATCACGGCAGGTGCTTTGTGCGGCGTTTCGGTTTTAGGCGCTAGTCTGGCTCTATTAGCCCTTTTAAAACCGAGATGCACTTTCGGTCGTCATAGACGAGTCCACTCTTGGATACCTCACTTTTCTCCTTAA
- the LOC105285568 gene encoding receptor-type tyrosine-protein phosphatase S produces the protein MSLILSAKRAYLMIMTIQMMNVLTLLLFTSQIVHIFGRLTVIREPRYFGSQTERKLTCVSEDDGAALVWNDEISETSIRESNPMRFYNVDARQSNEDSIDCKMDKNDDCLQFWIRENWNFINSFKTPLGPVFDRRWEDFQEYENFNMEYDHVLLENTTAFSFSVRGLSSDLQIIFCNGDDYTRDFCYWIIIGGWGNKRSVVRRCPIGVPKPRMEAQDEECRTDKAPFSHNPLSLTEWRTFLVMWNITNRSISLYDPSSDNVFIRYEDMKQPKEKVEGKPVTNSGIFYYYHMFIRSANMMIYRFHKYSFLHTTVADTTLTSPTFSFNNTICIQILLGLCVECEMDIVLYDRTGNIELKSFLVKGSSKAASHGLPTWQFITIKHSTTNYDRATMKLTSKLNSRSSDPLWAVANVRQCPRRNVAFRESVLLSTKSYTWYDWPSVMCQKLFYENSSVVNTVSDVTSNVELDDLECPEGRIGPKCLLYCKRDAYNYNCKEHVICYEEGCTCPPGFRGENCALSCEKNRYGYGCNQICGSCSKYRITSSLDTCNKVTGACTAGCTYDQNILYIPPLCKMDISKPVAPTIDTVSNTNIQVNVPVEWKDEYKALLEYAFTISSSTGNTTTTDWKRIFQNMTELTERFTNLESGVIYNIACIFRVCNQYGNMCSNNIQSNWRTAETVCNPTDFVLDSEEHSLSIDWKHDPKPPFPCPANWYQIIVQVTGKSTALLNTTVNHFPYTVSQKLPSYTSFTVTIVHEDKKIFSDDIRTLEEAPSIVLNARSLNAFDRNVTLAWKPPREPNGMIKQYEVTLQVMQYYGCKDSVSNLNNAKTTYWTNNTTILIQNLHPFALYKAMLVAHNARRSSNPASISFRTKESDIATEVFSQINVQDWKLTWGSPDDCTTITGSLYARIKIRTINDENFPIVKQTQYNFLSLKYQANLLGGEQYVARVYVIRKANAEENSSAYQEIEFTTPPGIPPQVTNLEVYETDTREDQKVVYLRWQEPIPPLNGTLRSYSILLCTIHECSSTEVPLTNICKLWNNYVCGSVKFKIKNPTIAVVAYNQDVRDPGPPFTVSKEELNNQIPEEPANFTVLPHNKGIVDLYWKHPWKTGSRLDHFYIMIIPLSTNLVKFLERNWRPYNSSINVTVTNYMREYTKRLYLHPSTQYHIFIKAVTVLGMSSTVKYKEFKTPSSLKFSGPLKYVMHDSMISLNIPRIVNYTKDSTIHVIVKGPLGPNGCKGYLRVPEDLQAIADIDVSHVAWEAAEISSQQDLNKPFTIGNNKMYGRAKNCQLQPKESYDITVIVTENNENSLIDPIVLKITVLNGEILSHHDTRSHHEAWLIPVILILIVAAVLLYLYRRKRHRTIKTLMLQDEIALSQNIENYEHETKSAISSSKESLSTPPDRQSLSRATTPEVPLTAIKNTDDIKEMTSLVKVKDFEDYVREAIQAGSLVKQYETFPRGQTQPWDYGKLPQNKSKNRYGNLIAYDETRVVLEKLPGDSYSDYINANFITGYKKEKHYIATQGPKPNTVIDFWRMIWQENVLIICMLANVVENGKTKCEQYWPDIGKKKKYGNIIVLNAKHNVFADYCFRTFQITCGKETRKVEHLHYTAWPDHGVPLYTQSVVTYLKKLLATPSGNGSVVVHCSAGVGRTGTIILCDICLRRAAAEGVVDVYAETASIRSERANMVDNKQQYLLAHLAVMECLLSIPTTLPCNEMLVTRITEMKKQLPVQQQRLENTAWQDEALRQVTSPPPLSERNRAKNRFPELISDKISRIYLKRYPATDEDSDYLSAVYVDGVKLQNHYLATQLPMPSTINDFWRMIAEFKVELILMLQPPDLQDPTYCAIAPASGEFKPTPYLNITAKETVELENYTSQKLLLLDNSEKPSKERSVTILCLTQWKPGRNQSPPPVMTMVTLWQAAERIARGDGPTVTLCHDGVTGCGLYLALSFLLERMAVERECDVCLAVRAIRRSRPDFVRSLEHLEYLYDAAVTYLEYFETYANFS, from the exons ATGTCTTTAATATTAAGTGCGAAACGTGCATATTTGATGATAATGACAATACAGATGATGAACGTGTTAACATTACTTCTTTTCACAAGTCAGATAGTACATATTTTTGGAAGATTGACTGTAATACGTGAACCGCGATATTTTGGATCccagacagagagaaaattaACTTGTGTCTCCGAGGATGACGGCGCTGCTCTTGTGTGGAACGATGAGATATCAGAAACATCAATTAGGGAATCGAACCCAATGC GGTTCTACAATGTAGATGCAAGGCAATCAAATGAAGACAGTATAGATTGCAAAATGGACAAAAACGATGATTGTTTGCAATTCTGGATTAGAGAAAActggaattttataaattccttTAAAACACCATTGGGTCCGGTATTTGATCGACGATGGGAAG attttcaGGAATATGAAAACTTTAACATGGAATATGATCATGTACTATTAGAAAATACAACAGCGTTTTCCTTTTCGGTTCGTGGATTGTCTAGCgatttgcaaataatattttgcaatggTGACGATTATACGAGAGATTTTTGTTATTGGATCATAATAGGCGGTTGGGGCAATAAGCGATCCGTTGTACGCAGGTGCCCAATAGGAGTGCCCAAACCTAGAATGGAGGCTCAGGACGAGGAGTGCAGGACAGATAAAGCTCCCTTCTCT CACAATCCACTATCATTAACTGAATGGAGGACTTTTCTCGTTATGTGGAACATCACGAATCGAAGCATATCACTTTACGATCCTAGCAGtgataatgtttttataagaTACGAGGATATGAAACAGCCGAAAGAAAAAGTGGAAGGTAAACCAGTGACAAACTCaggcattttttattattatcacatgTTTATAAGAAGCGCCAACATGATGATTTACCGATTTCACAAAT ATTCCTTTCTGCATACAACCGTCGCAGATACAACTTTAACGAGTCCCACCTTTTCGTTTAATAATACGATATGTATACAAATATTACTTGGCCTCTGTGTAGAATGTGAAATGGACATAGTATTATATGACAGAACAGGCAATATAGAGCTGAAAAGTTTTCTTGTAAAAGGTTCTTCGAAAGCTGCAAGTCACGGCTTACCTACATggcaatttattacaataaaacattCAACAACAAATTATGATAGGGCGACAATGAAATTAACATCTAAACTTAACTCGCGCAGTTCTGATCCATTGTGGGCAGTGGCCAATGTTCGTCAATGTCCCAGAAGGAATG tgGCTTTCAGGGAAAGTGTTCTGCTGTCTACTAAATCATATACTTGGTACGATTGGCCGAGCGTGATgtgtcaaaaattattttacgaaaattCCTCTGTTGTGAACACTGTATCAGATGTCACATCAAATGTGGAATTGG ATGACCTAGAATGTCCTGAAGGCCGAATTGGACCCAAATGTTTGCTTTATTGCAAACGTGatgcatataattacaattgcaAAGAACATGTAATTTGTTATGAAGAAGGTTGTACCTGTCCTCCAGGATTCAGAGGAGAAAATTGTGCTTTAt CATGCGAAAAAAACAGATACGGTTATGGCTGCAACCAGATATGCGGTTCGTGCAGCAAATATCGAATAACCTCATCACTTGATACATGTAATAAAGTAACTGGAGCGTGTACTGCTGGGTGCACTTATGAtcaaaatatactttatataccACCTTTATGTAAAATGG ATATATCCAAGCCCGTCGCACCCACAATTGATACTGTAAGTAATACAAATATACAGGTCAACGTTCCTGTAGAATGGAAGGATGAATACAAAGCATTACTAGAGTATGCTTTTACCATTTCGTCA AGTACAGGTAATACTACTACCACTGATTGGAAGCGaatatttcagaatatgacAGAGTTGACGGaacgttttacaaatttagaatCCGGTGTCATTTATAACATTGCATGTATATTTCGTGTTTGTAACCAGTATGGTAACATGTGTAGTAACAACATACAGAGTAATTGGCGAACGGCGGAGACTGTTTGCAATC CAACCGACTTTGTGTTGGACTCTGAAGAACATAGCTTGTCAATTGATTGGAAACACGACCCAAAG CCACCGTTTCCATGTCCGGCGAATTGGTATCAAATAATAGTACAAGTTACAGGCAAAAGCACAGCATTGTTAAATACAACAGTTAATCACTTTCCGTATACAGTGTCGCAGAAATTGCCATCTTATACTTCCTTTACGGTAACCATAGTTcacgaagataaaaaaatattttccgacGACATTCGTACACTCGAGGAAG CCCCATCGATTGTGTTAAATGCTAGAAGCCTAAACGCATTTGATAGGAACGTTACTTTGGCATGGAAACCTCCAAGGGAACCAAATGGAATGATAAAGCAGTATGAAGTGACATTACAA GTTATGCAATATTATGGCTGCAAAGATTCTGTATCTAATCTAAATAATGCCAAAACTACATATTGGACAAACAATACAACAATCTTAATCCAAAATTTGCATCCGTTTGCATTGTATAAAGCAATGCTTGTAGCTCACAACGCACGACGTAGCAGCAACCCGGCATCGATATCGTTTAGAACCAAAGAATCTG ATATAGCAACAGAAGTATTCAGCCAGATAAATGTACAGGATTGGAAATTAACATGGGGATCGCCTGACGACTGCACCACTATTACGGGATCATTATATGCTAGAATAAAAATACGCACTATTAACGACGAAAACTTCCCCATAGTAAAACAAacacaatataattttctttctttaaagtACCAAGCAAATTTATTAGGTGGGGAGCAATATGTAGCAAGAGTGTATGTAATAAGAAAGGCTAATGCTGAAGAGAACTCTTCCGCTTATCAAGAAATTGAGTTTACAACTCCACCTGGAA TTCCGCCCCAGGTAACCAATCTGGAAGTCTACGAAACTGATACTCGTGAAGATCAAAAAGTCGTATATTTGAGATGGCAGGAGCCAATTCCACCTCTCAATGGAACATTACGTAGTTATAGCATCCTATTATGTACCATACATGAATGCTCTTCTACAGAAGTTCCATTGACTAATATCTGCAAATTATGGAATAATTACGTTTGCGgatctgttaaatttaaaatcaagAATCCTACAATTGCA GTTGTCGCATATAATCAGGATGTTCGTGATCCAGGTCCTCCGTTTACAGTATCTAAGGAAGAGCTTAATAATCAAA ttcCAGAAGAACCTGCTAATTTCACTGTACTACCTCATAATAAAGGCATTGTAGATTTATACTGGAAGCATCCTTGGAAAACGGGTAGCCGTCTCGATCATTTCTATATCATGATAATACCGCTTTCCACAAATCTGGTAAAGTTTCTGGAAAGAAATTGGCGACCTTACAATTCGTCCATTAATGTTACGGTGACAAATTATATGCGCGAATATACGAAACGATTATACCTGCACCCTTCAACGCAATACCACATCTTCATTAAAGCTGTAACAGTTTTGGGGATGTCTAGCACAGTAAAATACAAAGAATTCAAAACACCTTCCAGCTTAAAGTTCAGCGGTCCTCTAAAATATGTAATGCACGATTCAAtgatttcattaaatattccGCGTATTGTAAACTATACAAAGGACAGCACAATACACGTCATAGTAAAAGGACCATTGGGACCCAATGGTTGCAAAGGATATTTGAGAGTACCTGAAGATCTGCAAGCTATAGCAGACATAGACGTGTCCCATGTCGCTTGGGAAGCCGCTGAAATTTCG AGTCAACAAGATCTTAACAAACCATTTACGATCGGCAACAATAAAATGTATGGCAGAGCCAAGAATTGCCAATTGCAACCTAAGGAATCGTACGACATAACGGTTATCGTAACtgagaataatgaaaattcactTATTGATCCAATCGTACTCAAAATAACAGTTCTCAACGGTGAGATTTTATCACACCATGATACACGGTCACATCATGAAGCGTGGCTCATAcctgtaatattaattcttatcgTGGCAGCCGTTTTACTTTATTTGTATCGCAG AAAAAGACATAGAACGATAAAAACGCTGATGCTGCAGGACGAGATAGCTTTGTCTCAGAACATTGAAAATTATGAACACGAGACAAAGTCCGCGATTTCAAGTTCGAAGGAGAGCCTCTCAACTCCTCCCGACAGGCAATCATTATCGCGAGCAACCACTCCGGAAGTACCACTAACCGCCATCAAGAATACTGATGACATAAAGGAAATGACATCGTTGGTGAAGGTAAAAGATTTTGAGGATTACGTCAGAGAGGCCATACAGGCAGGGTCGCTGGTCAAGCAATACGAG acATTCCCGAGAGGACAAACTCAACCGTGGGATTATGGTAAACTGCCTCAGAACAAATCTAAGAATAGATATGGAAATCTTATCGCGT ATGATGAAACGCGGGTGGTGCTGGAAAAACTTCCGGGAGATTCTTACTCCGATTACATCAATGCCAATTTTATTACC GGCTATAAGAAGGAAAAACATTATATAGCCACGCAAGGACCTAAACCCAACACGGTGATTGATTTCTGGCGCATGATTTGGCAAGAAAATGTTCTCATTATTTGTATGCTTGCAAATGTGGTTGAAAATGGAAAG ACTAAGTGCGAACAATATTGGCCGGATATcggcaagaaaaagaaatatggcAACATTATCGTACTAAACGCAAAGCACAACGTTTTCGCCGATTATTGCTTCAGGACTTTTCAAATTACTTGCGGAAAAGAAACGCGAAAG GTGGAACATCTGCATTATACAGCCTGGCCGGATCACGGTGTGCCGTTGTACACACAGTCTGTAGTAACGtatttgaagaaattattagCGACACCATCTGGAAACGGATCCGTGGTAGTTCACTGCAGTGCAGGTGTTGGAAGAACTGGAACTATTATTCTGTGCGACATTTGTCTCCGTCGTGCAGCAGCCGAAGGA GTGGTCGACGTTTACGCTGAAACGGCATCCATTAGAAGCGAAAGGGCTAACATGGTTGACAATAAACAACAATATCTATTAGCTCATTTGGCTGTAATGGAATGTTTACTTTCCATTCCGACTACGTTGCCGTGCAATGAGATGTTGGTGACTCGAATCACAGAAATGAAGAAACAATTACCAGTTCAACAGCAAAGATTAGAAAACACTGCATGGCAAGACGAAGCTTTGCGACAAGTCACATCTCCACCACCACTGTCGGAACGTAATCGTGCTAAAAACAGATTTCCGGAGTTGATTTCAG ACAAGATCAGCAGAATATATTTGAAGAGATACCCAGCAACGGACGAGGATAGTGATTATCTTTCTGCTGTTTACGTAGACGGAGTAAAACTTCAGAATCACTATTTAGCCACCCAACTGCCCATGCCATCAACAATTAATGATTTCTGGCGTATGATTGCTGAGTTTAAAGTGGAACTCATTCTCATGTTGCAGCCGCCCGATCTTCAAGATCCT acTTACTGTGCAATCGCTCCTGCAAGTGGCGAGTTTAAACCGACgccatatttaaatattacagcgAAGGAAACAGTGGAACTTGAGAATTATACATCACAAAAATTGCTGCTGCTTGACAATTCCGAG aaacCATCAAAGGAGCGATCCGTAACTATACTGTGTTTGACACAATGGAAACCGGGAAGAAATCAATCACCACCACCGGTTATGACAATGGTGACACTTTGGCAAGCTGCGGAGAGAATTGCGAGAGGCGACGGGCCTACTGTCACGCTTTGcca TGACGGAGTGACTGGATGTGGTCTTTACTTAGCGCTGAGTTTTCTGCTAGAACGAATGGCAGTCGAGAGGGAATGCGATGTTTGTTTGGCAGTGCGTGCAATTAGGCGATCAAGACCGGATTTTGTTCGATCCTTG GAACATTTGGAATATCTGTATGATGCCGCAGTGACATACTTGGAGTACTTTGAAACCtatgcgaatttttcatga
- the LOC105285439 gene encoding uncharacterized protein LOC105285439 — protein sequence MTENVYVIKVKTKPPLSSLYPSERRYSASTVGGLSLVHFGLGALSLLLGTLALSLQGPILSVACMVPSVTGLLAWRRWYIDRNITIFFYGSLFSLVVAVLCFVVTIFNVAAVSGSTGSSLWPLEKILDAPRYSFRPAEGIMNDTHVDDIITSLKNGRLNITEDHNFSNINQANKSSIISFEPRAIELNVSDFHNGVRNDGGYDDFKAETSFTLEERTMISGEILQGEGAMNVTRESVDVAKKKTKTFWHNPHYEDSSHTRMLLILNILVASLLEAFWSLLSARIAFRGMTNCLSENGSVPVGSKATRLPKRKPPAPKPDILDHDRRLSESLQSFTSLQGLAASLGPRLPLPESNREFRERVERFLANQATHRVVEGA from the coding sequence ATGACGGAGAACGTGTACGTCATAAAAGTGAAGACGAAGCCGCCGTTGTCATCTTTGTACCCATCGGAGCGTCGGTACTCGGCATCGACTGTCGGCGGTCTGTCCTTGGTTCACTTCGGCCTCGGGGCCCTGTCCCTCCTCCTGGGCACCCTCGCCTTGTCCTTGCAGGGCCCGATCCTGTCCGTTGCATGTATGGTGCCGTCCGTGACGGGGCTCCTCGCTTGGCGGCGTTGGTACATCGACCGGAACATCACCATTTTCTTCTACGGTAGTCTTTTCTCTTTGGTAGTGGCGGTCCTTTGTTTTGTCGTCACGATCTTCAACGTTGCGGCGGTTTCCGGTAGCACCGGAAGTTCCCTGTGGCCGTTGGAGAAGATCCTAGATGCTCCGCGTTACTCCTTTCGTCCTGCAGAAGGTATCATGAATGACACTCACGTGGACGATATCATCACGTCGCTCAAAAACGGTCGGCTAAACATCACTGAAGATCATAACTTCTCAAACATCAACCAAGCCAATAAATCATCCATCATCAGCTTCGAACCTCGCGCCATCGAGCTCAATGTATCCGATTTCCATAACGGCGTCAGGAACGACGGCGGTTACGATGATTTCAAAGCGGAAACGTCCTTCACGCTTGAAGAGAGGACGATGATATCTGGAGAAATCCTGCAAGGTGAAGGCGCGATGAATGTTACGCGGGAATCCGTGGATGTTGCAAAGAAGAAGACAAAGACCTTCTGGCACAATCCTCATTATGAAGACTCTTCGCACACGAGGATGCTGCTGATTCTAAACATTTTGGTGGCGTCTCTTCTGGAGGCTTTCTGGTCGTTGCTCAGCGCGAGGATCGCATTCCGTGGAATGACGAATTGTTTGTCAGAGAATGGCAGTGTCCCGGTCGGCTCGAAGGCGACGAGACTGCCGAAGAGGAAACCTCCAGCACCCAAGCCAGACATCTTGGACCACGATCGCCGACTGTCGGAGAGCCTTCAGAGCTTCACCAGCCTGCAGGGTCTCGCTGCTAGTCTGGGACCACGACTACCCCTGCCGGAATCTAACAGAGAATTCAGGGAAAGAGTCGAGAGATTCCTGGCGAATCAGGCGACGCACAGAGTCGTTGAAGGTGCctga